The nucleotide sequence GGTaatgttgctgcgctcagcgcctatgtatccagCCTTGGGTGTGCGCGTGTGTTGTGGTGACGTGTGTTTGTATCTGAGCTGTGgtaagcctttttcggtaaacagAGTTTGGTGATTTGAATAAAGCCCAAACAGTGTTTTGGTGGCAGTCTACTTATCAAAAATGTCCGGAGGTGTTTTGGAAAAAAAAATCGCCTTATAAGGCCTTTCCCTTCTAGACCATTTCTAGCACAAATTCTGAATGCATTCAAACATGTAAGCCTACGTATCAAAATGCCTCGTCTTTCTCCACACGCTCACCACCCTTTTCACCGCGGTCGGCTACTCCGGCTCGTTCACCACCCATGCCGCCGGCGCTGGAGCCCACAACAACGCGCACACAACGGCGCTGTCCTCACCAACATCTTCCATGGCACCGCGGCGCTGCTTGCGTTCACCTGAATGGCCGACTTCCTCGCCGAGTTGTGGTCCTATGTCCGGGAGAAAGATGGCACGGCCATCCTCAGGCTCATACGCGGCCTAGGCGCCGCCATCTTCATGCTGGAGTGGGCCTCCCTCGGCCTCGCATTTGTGCTTCGGCTCGGTGACCACGGTGGTCAGGAAGCGGCGGACCAGTACGCCAAGTGCATGCCATCCAGCTACCACGTCTGATTCCGGCTGAACTTTTGGTCAGAGCGGGGAGTGATGGATCAACGGGGAGCAGACATAAGGCATGTGCTTTTACGTTTTTTAGTTAATTGTTTTATCAGAGGAGAATCTTAATTAACTGTTAAGTTATAGTGTTTTTCTTTGCAGGACAAATTTTCAATCTATTCATTAATCAGAATGCTAGGGGCAATAAGAATTACAACCCGATCCATGGACCATTTAACAACTACTACATAACactagaggtaataaaaattataaatagGTCCATGGACCATctagtgacgactacaagcactgaagcgagctgaaggtacgccgccgtcatcgcccctccctcaccggagccggACAAACCTTGTAGTAAACAGTCGTGAAGTCGTATTGCTAAGGCTCCAAAGGACCAACGCACCAGAGCAGCAACCATTGCCGATGAAGAGAGTTGTAGATTGGAAGGATCGAACCTGTAACCACATGAACAAAGATGAACTGGATCGAAATAGATCCACCGAAAACCAGCACCggccgaatcccgcgagatccaacGGAGACACACTTCCGCATATCCTTCGATGACATTATTCGCACCATCGGGACGAGGATAGAATGTGAGAGACATTATTCCTATTGAGAGACATCGCCGCCGTCACACAGCTCCAACCAAGATGTTAAACCTAACAAAAACGAGAATGAGGTCCTTCCCGTAGGCGAGGGGCCGAGATCCTTCACACCTCCAGCGccgggggaggaggaaggagagtttTCCTGAGGAGGAAAGACACCCGCGATGGGAGATGTAAGTCTAGCTTTGGCATGCAAGATGTTCTTATGCACTTTAAGGGTGTAAAAAAACAAAGAACTCATCTGTAGTGAACTGGATTCTCCATGGTTAAATAGTATTTTGGGAACATTTTCTTTTGTTCTAGAGTTGATCTGTAGTGAACTAAATGCTCTATGGTTAAAGAGCTTTGTAGTGAACCGGATTCTCTATTGATTAGAAATATATTTTGTAAGCTAATCCGGAGAATATCAATATAATTATCCAAGTTACATGATATCTATGGTTAAAGGGTCTTATACAGGATTCTGGTTGGTAATCCGTGATCTATCGCCCAACATGACACCTCTTGTTCGTAGCAAGTTAGAAtagctactatatagtactattgGAATTGCCGTTAACTTCTCTGAAGTGGCTAATTCCACCGCCTAAAATCTGACACTGGACACCTTCAAATTCcagccttctttgtttgattttaaCGTCAAGTAGAGAAAACCAATCAAACCAAGGAGACAGAGTAACAAAACAAGACAACACATATACATGCACAAAGGTAAAGAAATGTCAAACTACTCCAATCGCGCACACCACATGCAATTCCAAGTGTACATATATAACACGAAAAAGAATATTGTGGCAAGAATTTTGAATAACTTAATAAAGATGGCTGCAAGCATTGCcccgatgcagaggccgggggatatCCACCTTTTGGAAAAAAATCCATGCATCATTTATTCATCATTCTGGCTGGAGTTAATGTTGCAGTCAGACAACTAGCATTAACACAAAAAGAAGGTGCAACAAGGCAGGGAATAATATAACTACCTTTACACGACAGGGAACCACTGGCTCAAGGAAAAAATATATCAGCGACCAGTACAACCCCATGGTGGACCTGGTGACTGTAATATCAGCTTTGAACTTCTCACTGATCGAGAATTTACCACTGTCAAATGTACATTTCTCTGCAATGAAAGTGAGGAAACGGGAATACGTCTTTGGCTCGGGCTCTCCATCCATCACAACATCAGACCTATGGTATTGCATTGACGTTGCCATTACCAGAAAGGTTTTCACtccactttataaataaagcaaaccgccacaagTCACATAGAGTTCACACAGGATACAAACACACTCACACACAGGTCAGCCACACATAAACACACACAAAGTGCCAGAACAAAGGTTCTGATGAGGGTACCAGCTCAAAAAGCCCAAAATAAGAATAGAAGGTGATAAGATGAACAGATGGCAGCGCCTAGTCTGCCTTTGGAGGTGGTGGCAGCATGGGAGGCGACAGCCGAAGCGCCAAGGTCCTAAATCCCGCGAAGATAGCGACGATGGCGCCTCGGTCTTGGGGCCGGCTAAGTTGGAGAACATCAAGCTTTGTTTGTCAGAAGGGCAGTCCAGTGTTGCAAGTTGGAACATGGTGTGATATGATGATGTCACCTACTCTTGGTTTTTGTGATAATTAGTCAGTCCAGATCGCAACGTCTCTCTTTCTCTTCCCACGCTCTCACTAGCTAGCCGTTAAGCCAACCCCTCGCCGTCCAACGGTAGCAAATGAGATTCCCTTCGCACGCCATTGACTATATTAATCACGCTTGCCCACTctctgcttcatccaacaatctCAAGTCACCACCATCTTCTTGCCATTCAGTCTCCTTGCTTCAGTTGCTTGTGAGTGATCAAGAATAAATCAGCTTGCGGTGTCGGCACACAGCAGCAGCAATGGCTGGTGGGCAAGTGGCGGCGCACAGGGCGTTCCTGCTCTGCAACTACTTGCTTCTAGGCGCGGCGTCGGGCTGCATCTTCCTCACGATCTCGCTCCGCCTCGTCCCATCCCCGTGCGGCCTGCTCCTCATCTTCCTCCACGCGCTAACCGCGGTCTTTGCCGCGGCTGGCTGCTCGGGCTCCTTCACTACCCCCGCAGCCGGCGCCGGAGCCCAGCACACTGCGCACACCACCGGTGCCGTCCTCACTGCCATCTTCCAGGGTGCTGCGGCCGTGCTCGCATTCACCCGCACGGCTGACTTCCTCACCGAGCTGCGGTCCTATGTCCGGGAAGAGGACGGCACGGTCATCATCAGGCTCGTCGGCGGTCTTGGCGCCGCCATCTTCGTGCTCGAGTGGGCCTCACTCGCGCTCGCCTTCGCTCTTCGGCTCAGCGAAGATGGTGGCGAGGAGGCAACCGACAGCGGCGAGTACACCAAGAGCTTGCCGTCTGGCTACCACGTCTGAGTCCGGTTCAGCCGTGGCCACTGGCCAGAGCCTGTCGAGATGGAGATGGACGGAGAGGCAAAATGAGGATATGTCTTTTTTCTTGTATATAAGTTAGTACAATTTAATTATTGTACCAGTACGAAATATGCAAAGGCGAACATATTGTTTTGCTTACTGCATACGTTATATATTTTTACTGTATCTGGTATAACGTGGAGGGGGTTTCTTTCTTCACTATATTAAGAATGATCCTGTTGTGATAAATTTTTTGGACAAAATTTTGTGGATAAGTTGTAAGTGTAGGGTTCGGGCATTCTGCTAGTGATTCCCCTCGATTCTTAGCTGTTAAAGTAACATTTCTGCTCATTGGATTGAAAGATATGCAAAGGCAAACATACACTCACTGCTTTGCTTTACACATTCGGTAGTTATTATACTTCCGTTCTTTACTCCTTTCATTTAGTCAGCGTGTAAATTGGATAAAGGAATCGACCTTTCCTCTCGCAACTGCATCGCCCCTACGGTTGACCGGCCGCGCGTCGACCTCCTCCTCATCCAGCCCCCTTCTTCCCTTCCTCCCCACCGCCGTCACTTGCACGCATGGCCGGCCTAGCCCCGGAGACGCTGCTGGCAGCGGCCCCCTGACCATCCCCTCCCGGTGGCTCTCCGGTGCGAGGCGGAGCTGCACCGGGGGGTGCTCCTTCGTGGCGACGGGCTAGTTGGCGACGGGGTTCCCCGATGCGGTGCGGGCGGGCAGCGCCGTcgttggcggcggggtggcgcAGCGGCACGACCAGGCGGCAGCGCTCGGCCGAGATCTGGGCTCTACAGGCCCATCTGGGCCTAGGCGGGCCGTCGGCGGGGCTGGTCTGCGGCGATGAGCGGCTGGGTGCTGGCGGCGCTGACGCCAGCCTGCTGTAACATGGCTAGGTGTTGGCGGCGCCAACCCCTGGGAGGCGGGGGAGTGGCGATGAGCGGTTGGGTGCTAGTGGCGCCGACACCAGCCTGCTGTAACATGGCcggcggggcttagcgggcccgTTTCGGGCCTGGCATGGCCAGGGATGGCCTTGTATGCCCCGCTGCCGTGTCCAGACGGCGATTGGGACGGTGCCGGAGGTGCGGGCCTCTTGCACGCCAGcagtggaggtggttccctcctgCTCGGCCTAGGTGTTGCTGCTCCCGTCACTTGGCCCTCAAGTCTGCTTGGCCTCGCGTTGGTGCTTGCAGTGAGATGACATGGGTGGCACGCGGCGCAACCGCGATGGCGCATGGTGTTGGTTGGTAGTTTGGCTGGTCGGCTCCGGTTGGGCGGTGGGGTTTGGACTGCGGAAGAAATCCTTGCCGGTTTGtccggctccgatgcggtgacCCCGACGGGTGCCACCATTTCTTCTTGGAGGGTGTCGGTGGTAGCCATCCCCCACTTCCCTCCGcgtatcgggggaaaccctagtACTCGTGTGGGCAGCAACGTCATGGGCGTCGCATCCCTTCTTGCAGGTGCTGCTTATTACGCGGCAGATCGGAGCCTCGAGCTGTGGTGGTTTGTTTAGGggggcgcagcggcggcgggtcttcCGCGCTTTGTCAAGCTGTCGTTGTTGgcatttgttttttcttctttttctttgggcttgatgtcactagtgcagaatcgggcttTAGTCCCGGCGGCtcgtaaggacctttagtcccggttctgcaaccggcactaaagggtggggaccagaggtccccctttagtcccggttcaacacggcccgggaccaaaggccaccacatggcacgagcccGCACCGGGGGTTGGGGGACCTTTAGTCCtgattggtaacaccaaccgggactaaaggaattttttttgaattttttctaaaattttttgaaaaaaagttcgaaTTTTTTTTCCGATTTTTGGTCGGTAGTTTGGCTGGTCGGCTCCGGTTGGGCGCTGGGGTTTGGACTGCGGAAGAAATCCTTGCCGGTTTGTCCAACTCCGATGCTGTGACCCCGGCGGGTGCCACCATTTCTTCTTGGAGGGTGTCAGTGGTAGCCATCCCCCACTTCCGTCCGcgtatcgggggaaaccctagtACTCGTGCGGGTAGCAGCGTCGTGGGCGTCGCATCCCTTCTTGCAGGTGTTGCTTATTACGCGACAGATCGGAGCCTCGAGCTGTGGTGGTTTGTTTAGGGGGGCGCAATGGTGGCGGGTCTTCCGCGCTTTGTCAAGATGTCGTTGTTGgcatttgttttttcttctttttctttgggcttgatgtcactagtgcagaatcgggcttTAGTCCCGGCGGCtcgtaaggacctttagtcccggttctgcaaccggcactaaagggtggggaccagaggtccccctttagtcccggttcaacacggcCCGGGACCAAAGTccaccacatggcacgagcccGCACCGGGGGTTGGGGGACCTTTAGTCCTGATTGGTAACACCAAACGGGACtaaaggaatttttttgaattttttctaaatttttttgaaaaaaagtatGAATTTTTTTTCCGATTTTTGGTCGGTAGTTTGGCTGGTCGGCTCCGGTTGGGCGGTGGGGTTTGGACTGCGGAAGAAATCCTTGCCGATTTGTCTGGCTCCGATGCGGTGACCCCGGCGGGTGCCACCATTTCTTCTTGGAGGGTGTCGGTGGTAGCCATCCCCCACTTCCCTCCGcgtatcgggggaaaccctagtACTCGTGCGGGCAGCAGCATCGTGGGCGTCGCATCCCTTCTTCAAAGTGTTGCTTATTACGCGGCAGATCGGAGCCTCGAGCTATGGTGGTTTGTTTAGGGGGGCGCAACGGTGGCGGGTCTTCCACGCTTTGTCAAGCTGTGGTTGTTGgcatttgttttttcttctttttctttgggcttgatgtcactagtgcagaatcgggcttTAGTCTCGGCGGCtcgtaaggacctttagtcccggttctgcaaccggcactaaagggtggggaccaGAGGTTCCCTTGTAGTCCTGGTTCAACACGacccgggaccaaaggccaccacatggcacgagcccGCACTGGGGGTTGGGGGACCTTTAGTCCtgattggtaacaccaaccgggactaaaggaatttttttgaaaaaaagtttggATTTTTTTCCGATTTTTGGTCGGTAGTTTGGCTGGTCGGCTTCGGTTGGGCGGTGGGGTTTGGACTGCGGAAGAAATCCTTGCCGGTTTGTCCGTCTCCGATGCGGTGACCCCGGCAGGTGCCACCATTTCTTTTTGGAGGGTGTCGGTGGTAGCCACCCCCCACTTCCCTCCGTGTATCGCGGGAAACCCTAGTACTCATGCGGGCAACAACGTCATGGGCGTCGCATCCCTTCTTGCAAGTGTTGCTTATTACGCGGCAGTCGGAGCCTCGAGCTGTGGTGGTTTGTTTAGGggggcgcagcggcggcgggtcttcCGCGCTTTGTCAAGTTGTCGTTGTTGgcatttgttttttcttctttttctttgggcttgatgtcactagtgcagaatcgggcttTAGTCCCGACGGCTTgtaaggacctttagtcccggttctgcaaccggcactaaagggtggggaccagaggtccccctttagttccggttcaacacggcccgggaccaaaggcccaccacatggcacgagcccGCACCGGGGGttgggggacctttagtactgattggtaacaccaaccgggactaaaggaatttttttgaattttttctgaaATCTTTTGATAAAAAGTTTATTTTTTTCCGATTTTTacatttctgaattatttgataatttaatctctaatcacccctcatgtGTGGAGTAGTCAtttcaaatcgtctaacttcccagccggtcacccatcctctgactactccagcctgagcacgcttaactttcgagttctattgtccctagtttccaagtctgtacttgttgttttcctaacaatactaagctgtcaatcctattaacccttagggatttagcttgagcatgaagtcacacatttcaccgtttgagtttgaaactattattctaaaaaacaataattatttattaacactaatatttcttgaataagtagtttgaccaaaattcaaaaaaacttaaatttgaggataacttttttactttcagaatttgaggatTGTAAAATTTTCAAATTGGCCTACGACCATCAAAATTGGAACCGGCGTTTCGTGCTgagcattttgatatattatacgtttttttgacatcgtatgcaaaagttatagtcgttttactttttcataacacttttttgcaaaacatgtcaaaatttatgtttttaaatttccctaactagtagtaacataactacatctcgaaggattttaatttttgaagtttttatcattttattttgtttttttttttcaaaactggaaaggcgagggggggggggagagtgggtagagtttgaaaattgcagaaCCTCTTCAGTCCGGccgggttggagccaccaaccgaaactaaaaggttagacccctttacttccggttggtggctccaacccggactcaaggtctaacctatagtcccggtttgtgtcacaaaccggaaCTAAGGCGCTCGTGgggacccggcctgacgccagcctaccgccacccctttagtcccggtttgtgacacaaaccggggcTATAAGTAcaccacgaaccgggactaaggaTGCCGTAATCGAACCGGCTCTAATGGTCATATTAGTAGTGGCGCGTAATTGAACCGGGATTAATGAGGTGAATGTaaggtcgtttttctactagtgtgtgctGCTCGTCCCAGCAATGCGATGTGTACAATCTtagttgctttggaatacaaagcggagCGAAGCCCATTTTCGGCAAATTGGATAAACTTTTTTATTCACTTTTTTGCGAATAAATTACTTCTTTATTCTGTGATGTAAAGATTGTGTTGCCTACAATTTTGAAAAGTCACACTGCCATGGCCCTCCTTCCGGTTTGGTAGTCATGGTTCATCATGCACTTTCCCAGTCAGATCAATCATGGTGTCATTGAGTTTCGTTAGTGCTGGTGGCCTTTTCCCAAAATGATTCAGAC is from Triticum aestivum cultivar Chinese Spring chromosome 1B, IWGSC CS RefSeq v2.1, whole genome shotgun sequence and encodes:
- the LOC123095735 gene encoding uncharacterized protein; amino-acid sequence: MAGGQVAAHRAFLLCNYLLLGAASGCIFLTISLRLVPSPCGLLLIFLHALTAVFAAAGCSGSFTTPAAGAGAQHTAHTTGAVLTAIFQGAAAVLAFTRTADFLTELRSYVREEDGTVIIRLVGGLGAAIFVLEWASLALAFALRLSEDGGEEATDSGEYTKSLPSGYHV